One genomic window of Medicago truncatula cultivar Jemalong A17 chromosome 1, MtrunA17r5.0-ANR, whole genome shotgun sequence includes the following:
- the LOC25482939 gene encoding F-box/FBD/LRR-repeat protein At4g26340, protein MSSPRSIPTVDRISALPDNIICHTLSFLPTKQSAATSILSKRWYPLWHSVLTLDFDDQNFTDFATFSRFVYSVMLSRNITLPLQAFRLKCGSSSGFNPHDVNIFIEAAVQRGVENLDIDMFHRGYSFKLPLCVFSCSNLTVLKLKAMKMHELFHVNFPLLKTLHLEAIDIKDSNGRSLWILLYGCPILEELQTNGFLFRRKLKAGRDFNGLHKLVRANIMNLGCSVPFDLVRNAKFLRAKLNYPNYDYQVPTFPNLTHMEIAFDTYEWPGKWKLLTEVLQNCPKLQSLTIHEDYKYRQEIGIGDNNWVDLPIVSECLSSQLRTCSIIGYKGMKCELQFVEYILKNAKVLHTMKINASLVDINMKYQMLMKLSLCPRGSTTCVLSFD, encoded by the exons atgtcttcCCCGCGTTCGATTCCAACTGTTGACAGAATCAGCGCTTTACCGGACAACATTATCTGCCACACCCTCTCATTTCTTCCTACCAAACAATCTGCTGCCACAAGCATCCTCTCCAAAAGATGGTACCCATTGTGGCATTCAGTTCTCACTCTCGACTTCGACGACCAAAACTTTACAGATTTCGCCACTTTTAGTCGTTTCGTCTACTCCGTCATGCTCTCCAGAAACATCACACTGCCCCTCCAAGCGTTCCGTCTCAAATGTGGCAGCTCTTCTGGCTTCAACCCACATGATGTCAATATATTTATTGAGGCTGCTGTGCAACGTGGAGTTGAGAACCTCGACATTGACATGTTCCATAGGGGTTATAGCTTTAAGTTACCTCTTTGTGTTTTCAGTTGCAGTAACTTAACTGTTCTTAAGTTGAAGGCGATGAAAATGCATGAACTTTTTCATGTCAATTTTCCCTTGCTCAAAACTCTTCATTTGGAGGCAATTGATATCAAAGACAGTAAtggtcgcagtctttggattctCCTTTATGGCTGTCCCATTTTAGAGGAATTGCAAACAAATGGTTTCTTATTTCGGCGTAAGTTGAAGGCTGGTAGAGACTTCAATGGCTTACACAAATTGGTCAGAGCAAATATTATGAACTTGGGTTGCAGTGTTCCGTTTGATTTGGTTCGTAATGCCAAGTTTCTACGTGCAAAGCTG AATTACCCGAACTACGACTACCAAGTTCCCACCTTTCCTAATTTGACTCACATGGAGATTGCATTTGATACTTATGAATGGCCTGGGAAGTGGAAGTTGTTGACTGAAGTGCTCCAAAACTGTCCTAAGCTTCAGAGTCTTACTATTCACGAG GATTATAAGTATAGACAAGAAATTGGCATTGGCGATAACAATTGGGTGGACCTACCAATTGTTTCAGAATGTCTTTCATCCCAGCTTAGAACATGCTCGATTATAGGTTATAAAGGCATGAAATGTGAGCTTCAGTTTGTAGAGTATATATTGAAGAACGCAAAAGTATTGCACACCATGAAAATTAATGCCTCTCTCGTGGATATAAATATGAAGTACCAAATGCTAATGAAATTATCTCTGTGTCCAAGGGGCTCTACTACATGTGTACTTTCATTTGATTGA